From one Bacteroides eggerthii genomic stretch:
- the araA gene encoding L-arabinose isomerase, whose protein sequence is MNAFDQYEVWFVTGAQLLYGGDAVVAVDAHSNEMVKGLNDSGRLPVKVVYKGTVNSSKEVTAAFKAANNDEKCIGVITWMHTFSPAKMWIHGLQELKKPLLHFHTQFNKEIPWDTMDMDFMNLNQSAHGDREFGHIVTRMRKNRKVVVGHWQDEKAQKQIASWMRVAAAWADAQDMLIIRFGDQMNNVAVTDGDKVSAEQVLGYHVDYYPINDVMTYYNAVDDADVKALVAEYFKLYDHDAALEKEGTEAYTKVWNSAKAEIAIRRVLKDTGAKGFTTNFNDLGDFDQIPGLASQRLMAEGYGFGAEGDWKTAALYRTTWFMSQGMPNGCSFLEDYTLNFDGEKSAILQAHMLEVCPLIAEQKPKLEVHRLSIGIDSETARLVFTSKQGKGVAATIVDLGNRFRLIVNKVECIKSKPLPKLPVASALWIPMPNLEVGAAAWILAGGTHHTSFSYDLTVEDWGDFAEMAGIEMIVIDENTTISEFKKELRMNEVYYMLNKALC, encoded by the coding sequence ATGAATGCATTTGATCAATATGAAGTATGGTTCGTAACAGGAGCACAGCTTCTGTACGGAGGTGACGCAGTTGTCGCAGTAGACGCACACAGCAACGAAATGGTAAAGGGTCTGAATGACTCCGGCCGTCTGCCTGTAAAAGTTGTATATAAAGGCACTGTCAACTCTTCCAAAGAAGTAACCGCCGCCTTCAAAGCTGCCAACAACGATGAAAAATGTATCGGTGTCATCACTTGGATGCACACTTTCTCTCCTGCCAAAATGTGGATTCATGGCCTGCAAGAACTGAAAAAGCCGTTGCTGCATTTCCACACACAATTCAACAAAGAGATTCCCTGGGACACAATGGACATGGACTTCATGAACCTGAACCAGTCCGCTCATGGCGATCGCGAGTTCGGACACATCGTTACCCGCATGCGCAAGAACCGCAAAGTAGTTGTAGGACACTGGCAAGATGAAAAAGCACAAAAGCAGATTGCTTCATGGATGCGTGTAGCTGCCGCATGGGCCGACGCACAAGATATGCTCATCATCCGTTTCGGCGACCAGATGAACAACGTAGCCGTAACAGACGGTGACAAGGTCAGCGCCGAACAAGTATTGGGCTACCATGTGGACTACTACCCCATCAACGACGTCATGACTTACTATAACGCAGTTGACGATGCTGATGTGAAAGCTCTCGTAGCCGAATACTTCAAACTCTACGACCATGATGCCGCACTCGAAAAAGAGGGAACAGAGGCCTATACCAAAGTATGGAACTCTGCAAAAGCAGAAATTGCTATCCGTCGCGTGCTGAAAGACACTGGCGCTAAAGGCTTCACCACCAACTTCAACGACTTGGGCGACTTTGACCAAATCCCCGGTCTGGCATCTCAGCGACTGATGGCAGAAGGCTATGGCTTCGGAGCAGAAGGCGACTGGAAAACTGCCGCACTCTACCGCACTACTTGGTTCATGAGCCAGGGCATGCCCAACGGATGTTCTTTCCTTGAAGATTACACGCTGAACTTCGACGGTGAAAAGAGCGCCATTCTGCAAGCTCACATGCTGGAAGTCTGTCCGTTGATAGCTGAACAGAAGCCCAAACTGGAAGTACACCGTTTGAGCATTGGTATCGACAGCGAAACAGCACGCCTCGTATTCACCAGCAAACAAGGCAAAGGCGTAGCCGCAACTATCGTAGACTTGGGCAACCGCTTCCGCCTCATCGTAAACAAAGTGGAATGCATCAAGAGCAAACCCCTTCCGAAACTTCCTGTTGCAAGTGCATTATGGATTCCGATGCCTAACCTCGAAGTAGGTGCAGCCGCATGGATTTTGGCAGGTGGTACACACCACACCAGCTTCTCCTACGACCTTACAGTAGAAGACTGGGGAGACTTTGCGGAAATGGCCGGCATCGAAATGATTGTTATCGATGAAAATACCACCATCAGCGAGTTCAAAAAGGAACTGCGCATGAATGAGGTATATTATATGCTGAACAAAGCGCTTTGCTAA
- a CDS encoding L-ribulose-5-phosphate 4-epimerase gives MLEELKEKVFRANLDLVKHGLVIFTWGNVSAIDRATGLVVIKPSGVSYDDMKAEDMVVVDLDGNVVEGNLKPSSDTPTHLVLYKAFPEIGGVVHTHSTYATAWAQAGCDIPNIGTTHADYFHDAIPCTTDMTEEEVKGAYELETGNVIVKRFEGLNPVHTPGVLVKNHGPFSWGKDAHDAVHNAVVMEQVAKMASIAYAVNPQLTMNPLLIEKHFSRKHGPNAYYGQK, from the coding sequence ATGTTAGAAGAACTGAAAGAAAAGGTATTTCGTGCCAACCTTGATTTGGTGAAGCATGGACTCGTCATCTTCACATGGGGAAATGTATCGGCCATTGACCGGGCAACGGGATTGGTTGTTATCAAGCCCAGTGGAGTTAGCTATGATGATATGAAAGCGGAAGACATGGTTGTGGTCGACCTTGACGGCAATGTTGTAGAAGGCAATTTGAAGCCCTCTTCCGACACTCCTACCCACTTAGTGCTTTACAAAGCATTTCCGGAAATCGGCGGTGTGGTTCATACACACTCCACGTATGCCACTGCATGGGCGCAAGCCGGTTGTGACATCCCCAATATAGGAACTACCCATGCCGACTATTTCCATGATGCCATTCCCTGCACTACCGATATGACAGAAGAAGAGGTAAAAGGAGCTTATGAGCTGGAGACAGGCAATGTCATCGTGAAGCGTTTTGAAGGATTGAACCCGGTTCATACGCCCGGAGTATTGGTTAAGAATCATGGTCCTTTCTCTTGGGGAAAAGATGCACACGATGCAGTGCACAATGCCGTAGTAATGGAGCAGGTAGCCAAAATGGCTTCAATAGCCTATGCGGTTAATCCGCAACTGACGATGAACCCGCTGCTTATAGAAAAGCATTTCAGCCGTAAACATGGTCCGAATGCTTATTATGGGCAGAAGTAA
- a CDS encoding NUDIX hydrolase: MSSYYSSNPKFYVGIDCIIFGFNEGELNLLLLKRNFEPAMGNWSLMGGFVQESESVDDAAKRVLAELTGLDNVYMEQVGSFGAIDRDPGERVISIAYYALVNINEYDRDLVQQHNAFWVNINELPPLVFDHSAMVEKARALMQQKTTTEPIGFNLLPQLFTLSQLQSLYEAIYGENIDKRNFRKRIAEMDYIEKTDKIDKTSSKRGAALYKFNEKAYRKAPKFKI, encoded by the coding sequence ATGAGTAGTTACTACAGTTCCAATCCCAAATTCTATGTAGGTATCGACTGCATCATTTTCGGCTTTAATGAAGGTGAATTAAATCTGTTGTTGCTGAAAAGAAACTTCGAGCCTGCAATGGGCAACTGGTCGCTAATGGGCGGATTTGTTCAAGAAAGCGAAAGCGTAGACGATGCAGCCAAGAGGGTTCTCGCAGAACTGACCGGACTGGACAACGTGTATATGGAACAGGTCGGCTCTTTCGGAGCTATCGACCGCGATCCGGGCGAACGGGTTATCTCCATTGCCTACTATGCGTTGGTCAACATCAATGAATACGACAGGGATCTGGTACAGCAGCACAATGCTTTTTGGGTAAATATCAATGAGTTGCCCCCACTAGTCTTCGACCATTCTGCAATGGTGGAGAAAGCGCGTGCATTGATGCAGCAAAAAACGACTACTGAGCCTATCGGTTTTAACCTGTTACCCCAGCTGTTTACGCTCTCACAACTGCAGAGCCTATACGAGGCCATTTACGGTGAAAACATCGACAAACGGAACTTCCGCAAAAGGATAGCCGAAATGGATTACATAGAAAAAACGGATAAAATCGATAAAACAAGTTCCAAACGCGGTGCCGCCCTCTACAAATTCAATGAAAAGGCGTATCGCAAAGCACCTAAATTTAAAATTTAA
- a CDS encoding sodium:solute symporter, which yields MGTLDWVVIGIFFLALIGIIVWVVKQKQNDSADYFLGGRDATWLAIGASIFASNIGSEHLIGLAGAGASSGMAMAHWEIQGWMILILGWVFVPFYSRSMVYTMPEFLERRYNPQSRTILSVISLISYVLTKVAVTVYAGGLVFQQVFGIKELWGIDFFWIAAIGLVVLTALYTIFGGMKSVLYTSVLQTPILLLGSLIILVLGFKELGGWDEMMSICGAVTVNEYGDTMTQLIRNNNDPNFPWLGALVGSAIIGFWYWCTDQFIVQRVLSGKNEKEARRGTIFGAYLKLLPVFLFLIPGMIAFALHQKYIGAGGEGFLPLLANGTANADAAFPTLVAKLLPAGVKGLVVCGILAALMSSLASLFNSSAMLFTIDFYKRFKPETPEKKLVGIGQIATVVIVILGILWIPIMRSVGDVLYTYLQDVQSVLAPGIAAAFLLGICWKRTSAKGGMWGLIAGMIIGLTRLGAKVYYSNAAVTDSSMFKYLFYDLNWLFFCGWMFLFCIVVVIVVSLMTEAPSAEKIQGLVFGTSTPEQKAATRASWNHWDIIHTVIILAITAAFYWYFW from the coding sequence GTGGGAACATTAGATTGGGTAGTCATTGGAATTTTCTTCCTGGCTCTGATAGGTATTATTGTTTGGGTAGTCAAACAAAAGCAGAATGATTCGGCTGATTATTTTTTAGGTGGACGTGATGCCACATGGCTCGCCATAGGTGCATCCATATTTGCATCCAACATCGGTTCGGAACACTTAATCGGACTGGCCGGCGCCGGTGCATCCAGTGGTATGGCAATGGCGCATTGGGAAATACAAGGTTGGATGATCTTGATTCTCGGATGGGTATTCGTGCCGTTCTATTCACGAAGCATGGTATACACAATGCCCGAATTTCTGGAACGCCGTTACAATCCGCAGTCGCGTACTATTCTCTCTGTCATTTCATTAATCAGCTACGTGCTGACCAAAGTAGCTGTAACCGTATATGCCGGTGGACTTGTATTCCAGCAGGTGTTCGGTATCAAAGAACTGTGGGGAATAGACTTCTTTTGGATTGCAGCAATCGGTTTAGTTGTATTGACAGCACTTTACACAATATTCGGCGGAATGAAATCCGTACTTTATACCTCGGTACTGCAAACCCCTATCCTTCTTTTGGGTTCGCTTATCATCCTTGTCCTCGGTTTTAAAGAATTGGGCGGTTGGGATGAAATGATGAGCATATGCGGTGCAGTTACAGTCAATGAGTATGGAGACACCATGACCCAACTTATCCGCAATAACAATGATCCCAATTTCCCATGGCTGGGTGCACTGGTTGGTTCGGCCATTATCGGTTTCTGGTACTGGTGTACCGACCAATTCATTGTGCAACGCGTACTTTCCGGTAAAAACGAAAAAGAAGCCCGTCGCGGTACAATTTTCGGTGCATACCTGAAACTGTTGCCTGTATTCCTGTTCTTGATTCCGGGCATGATTGCTTTCGCCCTGCATCAGAAATATATCGGAGCCGGTGGCGAAGGTTTCCTTCCCCTGCTTGCCAACGGTACTGCCAACGCAGATGCCGCCTTCCCTACACTGGTAGCCAAACTTCTTCCTGCCGGAGTAAAAGGCCTTGTTGTTTGCGGTATTCTTGCTGCATTGATGAGTTCACTGGCTTCTCTGTTCAACTCTTCAGCCATGCTTTTCACAATCGACTTCTACAAACGTTTCAAACCGGAAACTCCGGAAAAGAAACTGGTAGGTATCGGACAGATTGCAACAGTGGTTATTGTAATTCTGGGTATCCTGTGGATTCCTATCATGCGTAGTGTGGGTGATGTTCTTTATACTTACCTGCAAGATGTCCAATCTGTATTGGCTCCCGGTATCGCAGCTGCATTCCTATTGGGAATCTGTTGGAAACGCACTTCCGCCAAAGGTGGTATGTGGGGATTGATTGCCGGTATGATCATCGGTCTCACCCGTCTGGGCGCAAAAGTATATTATAGCAATGCAGCGGTTACAGACAGCTCAATGTTTAAATATCTGTTCTATGATCTGAACTGGTTATTCTTCTGCGGCTGGATGTTCCTATTCTGTATTGTAGTAGTAATAGTAGTCAGCCTGATGACCGAAGCCCCAAGTGCCGAAAAGATACAAGGTTTGGTATTCGGCACATCTACGCCTGAGCAAAAAGCTGCCACACGTGCCAGCTGGAACCACTGGGATATTATCCATACGGTAATTATCCTGGCTATTACCGCAGCTTTCTACTGGTATTTCTGGTAA